The window CCAGACACCGCAAACACGCCATGCCCCTTGTCGCGCAAAGCGCGGCTCAGCTCGAACATGCCCGGGGTCAGCATCTCGGCCAGCTGGACCGAGATCATCATGATTTCTTGCTGGCTCAGCGGCGCCATCGCGATGCGCTGTTCCAGCGACTGGCGGAAATCCAGCGCGCCGGCCATCCCGCGGCTGGTAATCTCGGCCAGCTCCGCCGCTTGCGCCTTGCCGCCCGGCTTGCGGCTCAGGGATTGCTCGACCGCGAAATCAAGGCTTTCCACGGCCAGCAGGGTGGAATCCACGTCAAAGATGATGATGCGTGTCATGCGTCCCCGCCCCGTTCAAACACTCAGGCCTGACCCGGCGCGCTGATGCCGATACCGATGGGGCAGGTCACGCCAGTCCCGCCAATCCCGCAATAGCCTTGCGGATTCTTGGCGAGATATTGCTGGTGATAATCCTCGGCATAGTAGAACGGCCCGGCCTCGCGGATCTCGGTCGTGACCGCGCCCTTGCCCGCCTCTTTCAGTGCCGCCTCATAGGCTTTCGCTGATGCCTCGGCAGCCTTCTTCTGGTCCTTGCTGGTCCAGTAGATGGCCGAGCGGTACTGCGTGCCGACATCATTACCCTGACGCATGCCTTGCGTCGGATCGTGGTTCTCCCAGAACACTTTCAGGAGCGTCTCGAAACTGATGCGTTTTGGATCGAAGACCACACGCACCACTTCGGTATGGCCCGTGCGGCCAGAGCACACTTCCTCATAGGTGGGGTTGGGCGTGATCCCGCCCGCATAGCCCGCAGCCGTGTTTACCACGCCCGGCAGCTGCCAGAACACCCGCTCCACGCCCCAGAAACAGCCCATGGCGAAAATCGCCTCTTCATGACCCTCCGGCACGGCAGCCTTCAAGGTCCCGCCCTTGACGAAATGGGTGGCCGCCGTCGGCACGGACTGGATACGGCCCGGCAGGGCTTCACCCGCCGGTACCAGCTCGGTTTTCCAGCGCGCATTTGTATTGAGCACCATGGTCAGCCATCTCCGGATCATTACCTGTCAGCATATAGGCACTCACCGGCACAATGCCATCGCGCATGCGCTCGCCTACGCGCCAGATTGCAGACGCTTATCGCGCTTGACTGGCAGGCGTTCTCAGATAGTTTGCGCCGCCTCGCGGTGAGGTGGCCGAGTGGTCGAAGGCGCACGCCTGGAACGCGTGTAGGCGGGAAACCGTCTCGTGGGTTCGAATCCCACCCTCACCGCCACTGATCAGCCATGCCGCCCTCGCGCAGCATGGCCTTGGTCTCCCAGTATATTGTCCTCAACATTTGTGTAGGTCAGCAGCGCCATTGAGCGCACGGCGCTGCTTATGCTCGCGCGCTTACATTGCATCCTGTTTAGGATTAAGTTTTCTGATCAGGATTGCTTTTTCTGTTTTGGGGTGGTTCCTTTATCGCCATGTCCGGGATTTGCTGGCGGGAGCCCCCCATGAACCGACTGTTTCTGATTGCCGTTTCGGCACTTGCGTTGTGGGTATACACACCTGCCAGCGTTATCGCGCAGGCCGAAGCCCGGCAGACCGCCAGTTCCACCGCTATCAGCGAGCTGGAGACGGCCGTCGACGCCTTTGCCCGCAATGTGCTGGACGAAGCTCAGGCGCCCGGCCTTTCGATCG is drawn from Glycocaulis alkaliphilus and contains these coding sequences:
- the msrA gene encoding peptide-methionine (S)-S-oxide reductase MsrA — encoded protein: MVLNTNARWKTELVPAGEALPGRIQSVPTAATHFVKGGTLKAAVPEGHEEAIFAMGCFWGVERVFWQLPGVVNTAAGYAGGITPNPTYEEVCSGRTGHTEVVRVVFDPKRISFETLLKVFWENHDPTQGMRQGNDVGTQYRSAIYWTSKDQKKAAEASAKAYEAALKEAGKGAVTTEIREAGPFYYAEDYHQQYLAKNPQGYCGIGGTGVTCPIGIGISAPGQA